The genomic segment AGGATTCTCGAGTGACCGAAATGTCACTTGTGCACTGACACCAGTTTTATTCTGTTAACTTGCGTGCTTCTTGTTCAGGTGATGTGCGCGTCCATGCATGTGTGTTGTACAATAGCTCTGTCGGGACTTACAGTGTTTGCTGTAACAACAATTGCACTGTAAGGATTAGTAGCTTAGGGTCCTATGTAATATAAAGACCTGATAGATTGTGTGAACTAGACATCGCGGTaataaaatgaaacttaaaaaagGGTGGATTGGTGTCCGATTAACGGTTAGTTGATATAATTGTCAGGtgttatgaagaagaaaaaaaagacagaaagaggaaacgAAAAGGGGTGGATTTGACGTCAAGCAGCCGGACATTTCACTCATACATACAAGTTACATAAAATTATTCTTCTGTGCACCGAAGTGTGTCTTTGTGGTGGGATCTGAGTTACTAATGGTCTCCGTGTTACAATTTTATCTTGTTTATGGTTTACTATTATCTCTTCTTCTTTATTTGTCTACCAGCGACTTTTGATATAGTTTGGTTCACTTTATGGTCTGCCACATGTCTGGTGGCAGGTATCTcagagtaaagaaaaaaaaatcaaaactctGGTTTTGATTTTCCCTAAACCAAATGCATCATACTTCCAAGTTGTGCTGGAAACCACCGCCTTCATGTCATTGTGTTTATGTGCATTCCAACTGCTTGTTTTACAGTGAAGTCATACTCTTGTAGACTGAGACTTGTAGACATGCAGGAACTGCTGGTGTACTGAGCTGTCACAGTGAGAGACCTTCCGTCCTGTAATATGCTGAGCTCCATGCTGTTCAGTATGAtaaccttgttttttttttttttctcttaatgtTGCTCCAGATGGCCTGTGTTTTTCCACCAGTCTTGCAGGCCTTTTGTTTAATGATTTATCACATTTCCTTCTTTGATACTGTTAGAATTCAGCTCAGCACGGCACTTGGCTGTTACGGGGGGCTGTGTTTTGTCATGCAGTGTTGCGCAGTCCTTTAGGGGTTCAGTGCTGTTAGCTATGGAATGACTGCCCCTTTCCACATTGACTCTTATCCGCAGTGCCCCCCCACcctctttttgtttgttcataCAGTTCACCTTGAATTATTGTTGTGCAATCTATGAATTCCAAGTTGTCTTATCGTTCCTATGAATACAAATTTTCTTTTGAAGATGCATGAATTATACATGTACCCAAATTTTGGATGAACTTTGTGTGATTAATGCATATTCACAGTATCTCAAACATCATTAGCAGCAACAACTGTAGACATTGCTGCAAATTTTCCACACCAGCTGACCTCCAGCTTTCTGCTTTAGGTAATTCCAAAGCTCAGTGCACACCCATGCCTCAGCCAACATTGGGCAACCACCAGATCATCCAGGGAAATGGCACTAATGTGGGTACCGTCATATCACTACAGTGCCCGGGGAAGCACAAACTGGTAGGTAGTGATATGATGTGTGTCATGGGCCCCAACAGCACCTACTGGACAGGAGACTCCTATTGTCAAGGTAAGTAGAAACCAAAAGCTTGAGATGGCAGttaatatacaaaaaatggTACATATTAGTAACCCATTTGTAGCCAGGTACATGTCACTTCATGGACCTAATTGCATATTCATTATACATTAccaaaatgtgtgtgtatgcagatTAAATGTCTCAAATGCTTTTCCTAGAAAAATTGCAGAGGCTGCAAAACTCCCACTGAAATGTCTGTCAGCTCATTATTCCAAAGTGATGGAATATATATTAAACATTATGTGTAGGCATTCTTGTTAGGGACGAAGTTACACGCAGATGCTTAAGTTGTGTTTGGCTTGCACTAATTATGACCTTAATTTGTGTGGGAACACAATGGAGGGAAAATGATGTGCTGTTTGTTGATACATCTCATTAAGCAATAATATTAATGCTACTAACTGGCAGCGAGGAATCATTTCAGGCAGGTGTACAGCCAGCGAGGAAGTGGAAAAACTGAGAGCagaattttaattatattttttagaATCAATCACCATGGGAGAGATGAAATTGTCTGAGTGACactgaaagaaataaaataataataaatttatattttattgtccTTTCAGTGATGAGCTGGCAAGAACACTTTGTTGCAAAATGACTTTTTATTTCTGCAAGTCTCTGTTGGATAATGACAATGAAACACTTGTGGCATATTACAGCAGTCTGTGAGGTAGACAATATCTGCGAACCTTGTGTGAGGTGGCATTTGAGCCTTCTGGTTGTTGTTATACACAGGTTTTGTAGTATGATGAATGGaattgtaaaaaagaaaaaaaaaaacactaagtgCATGAGGCAAAAATCAGTCAATACATCAGTCAACTGGCTCTTCTTCTGTCACTCTTCAGCTCTGTCTCCCAATGATTTTGGTTACCGTGTGGCTGTGGTGGCATCCTTTGTGAGTTCAGGCATAATCCTCTTCATGTCTGTGGCCTTCATCACCTGCTGTTTGCTTGACTGCATCAAggaggaagaaaggaaaaaggaggAGAAGTGAGTTAAGGATTGCTGGAAAAGTTGAaattaagattttaaaaagtaaaagtaaatctGGTGAGGTATCATTACTGGTAAAATGTAATTACAAGGAAAGCATACATCACAATACATACTGGATTCTTTATACAAATAAATATGCATACATAATAAATTAGATGGGTTCTTAGCTTAAATGATTGCTAACCCTAAGGGTTATAAGATATTAATGGGACAGGAACACAAAATAAGGCCTGATCTGCTACacaaatgtgtgtatgtgtctttaTTTTGCTTCTTTGGAGTAACAAGTGGCATTTATATGAAGCACAGAGAAATTCTAACAGTCTAAAACATGACAAAGGCATGGCAACAAAAGGACTGCTTGAATACAATGTATTAATAGATGTATCTACTTATTTACAACCACAGGTGCCAAAATACAATATTAGGTCTGGTGAAATATGAAATACTGACATGTATGGTTATTTTTATGCCAGTGACTCAGATCCGTGGCAATGGGAGGAGCCAACCCAGAACCAGGAGAACAACATGTCTCGTTATAGTCATAAGGGccgcaacaacaacaacaacaacacccagGAGAATCTGCTTTCTCCATGGGACACTGCTAGCCCTACCCTGTGTGACAGCATACGATCTTGCAGGTGAGATGTGCTGAATTTCATTTGAATGCTCCACagtgacaacaaaaacaaaaacaacaacaaaaaacccccaacttCCTGTCTTTTCTTACACAGATGTCACCAGCATTACGCCTATGGTCCTGCCTGCACAAACTATGGCCCCACACCTCCCCCTGCTGCTCTTCCTGGACACGACTATAACCAACCTCTCTTACCCCAAATGCCAGAACCTGACCCACCTCAGTATCCTGGCCCTCCCCTGTCCTCCTGTCAAAGTCCAAGCCCGGGCCTGGTCCAGATCTCAGCAGGGGGATCTGGTTTGGTGTGGCAGTATGAAGGACAACAGAGCAGTTTATCAGGAGCAAACCTATTAACCGCAGATGAGGCCCCTGGGAGGAATATAAACTCAAACAGGAATATATACCCCAAAGAACTTTCCATAAGGATTatatcagtgtgaggacagcaCACAAAATTCATCAATCAAGACTTTGTTTAATATCTAAATCTGTTCAGCAGTGTCAGCTGTATAGACGAGGACTGCGGGATATAATAACTATATCAGTATGTTTTGGTGTATCAGCAGTGGCGAGATGGCTCTAAAGAGACATTCATCTGACAGACTAATGTGCCTTTTTATGCAAACTGTAATGGCACACTGCCCCCTGTCTGTAAAGAGGAGCCAGTGCATTTTCAGGACGCCAGCCTTGGAGAGAGGTGTTCTTCGGATGTCAAGAGATTTGAGCTTAAAAGGAAGTTCTGCTGCTTGAGGCTAACACTTAAGGCATCTATTGCGATATAATTAACTTTGCTGTCAGCTGAGGAGAGTGTGGGAATCTGGGAAAAGTTCACTCTTGACACGAGAAGAGATGTTGTAAAACACTGACGTGTgtgtaaataataattttgagaaatgtaaataaatgacaGACGTATAATAATAACAAGGAGTGATGCATTGGAGTGGGGAGAgtttatttaacaatataaatgcctacgtttattattattattattattctgagaaccttcacagacattattattattattattattattattattattattattattattcaagcCTTTAGGTTAGAATAACCTGATGTATGATTATTTGTGGCACTTCTGTGCTTCAGTGTTTGCTACATAAAGCTGTAGTCCGTCACTGTCGGCCCGGCTCATTAACATCATCATGTAGCCTTGAGGTCGGTCATGTGGTGACGCCACGGCCAAGCGTGCTGATGTAACGGGGCAGCGGAGCACCGACTCACGGGGGAGACCAGGAAGTTTCACCGGGGAGGCTGTCGGTCCGATTGTCAAGTTCACACACGGTGTAAATTTGTCAGTATGTCAGGTTTGTGAAGCGAGGGTAAGATGTTTCGCCTTGTTTTGAGTACTTTGCGCGTATCCTTGCGCCAGAGCCAAGACTTCTAGGATATCCTAccaggctctctctctctgggtgcGCCACTTGTTGCTAAAGTCATAGTATAAAGTAGTTGTTGTTATACATAGTTATTAAGCAGTTTGTCATGGGTCAGTATCATCGTTTGTCCTGATATGCAACCGGTAACTAAATCAGGCAGGCGTTTTAAAGGCTACTGTCATCAGAGGCATCCAGACTTTTATTAAAGACACGCAGCTCCTTCTGTTGTCAGTCTAGTCCATAGAGATATTATATCATTAACTGGACATTGGGATAAAGTAAATCCTGTTAAAATATTAAACTAGTGGAATCTTTCCTACTGGGAGGACGATACTGAGAATAACTAGACACTATGACAATATCTGACACTTACCTACTAATTTAGTTAATAGTTTATGTTTTATGAACAGATGGCAGAAATATTAGTAGTATGTTTTGCTCATCAGCTGCAGCCTGTAGCCTGTTTAATGTGTTAAGTACACAACTGCACATAAGAATATCAACAGTGGTCAGGACAAGTACAATATCTATATTACTTAATGATTGGCAGTGTGGATACTTGGATGGATCCCCTTTTGTCGTCTTCTTCTTAAGTGTAGCATCTTCTTTTAAGAAAATGGCAGACAATGCTCATGCATATTTCTGGGAAGAAAACTGGTTCAGAGCCCAAACTATTAACACTAAACACCTTACCACCATTTTATGCATCTTAAATTGTAGTTGGCTGATTTTGAGTACTAACATTATGCTATAGAAGCTATAAAGTGTTGTGAAACTGACAAATTTGCAGCTATTGTATTCGCCTTTCTAAACAAGAGAATAAACCTCTTAGTTCCTTATTTTCAGAACAT from the Pelmatolapia mariae isolate MD_Pm_ZW linkage group LG20, Pm_UMD_F_2, whole genome shotgun sequence genome contains:
- the LOC134619439 gene encoding uncharacterized protein LOC134619439, encoding MSAATASIADVSRTDTANKNDRNKSGNSKAQCTPMPQPTLGNHQIIQGNGTNVGTVISLQCPGKHKLVGSDMMCVMGPNSTYWTGDSYCQALSPNDFGYRVAVVASFVSSGIILFMSVAFITCCLLDCIKEEERKKEENDSDPWQWEEPTQNQENNMSRYSHKGRNNNNNNTQENLLSPWDTASPTLCDSIRSCRCHQHYAYGPACTNYGPTPPPAALPGHDYNQPLLPQMPEPDPPQYPGPPLSSCQSPSPGLVQISAGGSGLVWQYEGQQSSLSGANLLTADEAPGRNINSNRNIYPKELSIRIISV